Proteins from one Acanthopagrus latus isolate v.2019 chromosome 18, fAcaLat1.1, whole genome shotgun sequence genomic window:
- the LOC119008077 gene encoding neuronal acetylcholine receptor subunit alpha-3-like, producing the protein MNFSGKLTNVLLLVLLAAQGCFSSKGEDRLFRRLFRRYNQFIRPVENVSDPVTVEFEVSISQLVKVDEVNQIMETNLWLRHVWNDYKLKWAPVEYDGIEFIRVPSNKIWRPDIVLYNNAVGDFLVEDKTKALLKFDGTITWVPPAIFKSSCPMDITYFPFDYQNCSMKFGSWTYDKAKIDLVLIGSKVNLKDFWESGEWEIIDAPGYKHDIKYNCCEEIYPDITYSFYIRRLPLFYTINLIIPCLLISFLTVLVFYLPSDCGEKVTLCISVLLSLTVFLLVITETIPSTSLVIPLIGEYLLFTMIFVTLSIVITVFVLNVHYRTPMTHTMPEWVRAVFLGVLPRVMLMRRPIDQGSSSPAITGGTGGGGGGSSGGNKKRKNSIAGTSSSGSVSVGGITGGVAIPPLDGGAGGGGGATSAGGSMNCVEYGEMNRDMKRDMNRRCPYRGKEVPTPVPPPMVPPPPPPPPPPPQAPQTQGPQEPEPPKPPKLQRNLNAPSPVNAVVAFSVVSPEIKQAIESVKYIAENMRTRNKAKEVEDDWKYVAMVIDRIFLWVFVTVCVLGTLGLFLQPVINFFQ; encoded by the exons GCTGTTTTTCATCGAAAGGGGAGGACAGATTATTTCGACGGTTGTTCAGGAGGTACAACCAGTTCATCCGGCCGGTGGAGAATGTGTCCGATCCAGTCACGGTGGAGTTCGAGGTCTCCATATCTCAACTGGTCAAAGTG GATGAGGTGAATCAGATCATGGAGACCAATCTGTGGCTGAGACAT GTCTGGAATGACTACAAGCTGAAATGGGCCCCTGTTGAGTATGATGGGATTGAGTTCATACGAGTTCCATCCAATAAGATTTGGAGGCCGGACATTGTTTTGTACAACAA CGCTGTAGGTGACTTCCTGGTGGAAGACAAGACCAAGGCTCTGCTGAAGTTTGATGGCACGATCACCTGGGTCCCTCCGGCTATTTTCAAATCCTCCTGCCCCATGGACATCACCTACTTCCCCTTTGACTACCAGAACTGCTCCATGAAGTTTGGCTCCTGGACCTACGACAAAGCCAAGATAGACCTGGTGCTCATTGGATCAAAG gtGAACCTGAAAGACTTCTGGGAGAGTGGAGAGTGGGAGATCATCGACGCTCCAGGATATAAGCACGACATCAAGTACAACTGCTGCGAGGAGATCTACCCGGACATCACCTACTCCTTCTACATCCGCCGCCTGCCTCTCTTCTACACCATCAACCTCATCATCCCCtgcctcctcatctccttcctcacGGTCCTCGTCTTCTACCTCCCGTCTGACTGCGGCGAGAAGGTCACCCTGTGcatttctgtcctcctctccctcactgtgTTCCTGCTGGTTATCACGGAGACCATCCCTTCGACGTCGCTCGTCATCCCTCTGATTGGCGAGTACCTCCTCTTCACCATGATTTTTGTCACGCTCAGCATCGTCATCACCGTCTTTGTGCTGAATGTCCACTACCGCACCCCCATGACTCACACTATGCCAGAGTGGGTGAGGGCCGTGTTCCTTGGGGTGCTGCCCAGGGTGATGCTGATGAGGAGGCCTATCGACCAGggctcctcctcacctgccaTCACAGGAGGGacgggtggaggtggaggagggagcagcggagggaacaagaagagaaagaacagcATAGCAGGAACAAGTAGCTCGGGGAGTGTGAGTGTTGGAGGTATCACTGGGGGTGTAGCGATTCCACCGCTGGATGGGggtgcagggggaggaggaggggccaCCTCAGCTGGCGGCTCCATGAACTGTGTGGAGTACGGCGAAATGAACCGTGACATGAAGCGGGATATGAACAGAAGGTGCCCCTACAGAGGCAAGGAGGTGCCCACTCCTGTCCCTCCCCCAATGgtgccaccaccacctccccctcctcctcctcctccccaggCACCCCAGACCCAAGGGCCCCAGGAGCCAGAGCCACCCAAGCCGCCCAAGCTGCAGAGGAACCTGAACGCCCCTTCGCCCGTCAACGCGGTCGTTGCATTCTCCGTGGTGTCGCCAGAGATCAAGCAGGCCATCGAGAGCGTGAAGTACATCGCAGAGAACATGAGGACTCGCAACAAAGCCAAAGAG gtgGAAGACGACTGGAAGTACGTGGCCATGGTCATCGACAGGATCTTCCTGTGGGTTTTTGTGACCGTGTGTGTGCTGGGAACACTGGGACTCTTCCTCCAGCCCGTCATCAACTTCTTCCAATGA